A genomic segment from Yimella sp. cx-51 encodes:
- the gnd gene encoding phosphogluconate dehydrogenase (NAD(+)-dependent, decarboxylating) codes for MQMGLIGLGKMGGNMRDRLKAAGHDIVGYDTNPEISDAKDLADLVSKLDAPRTVWVMVPAGKITQSVIDELAELLSEGDLVVDGGNSKFTDDAAHAEMLKEKGIEFVDCGVSGGIWGKDNGYGLMCGGEDKNVERLMPIFDALRPEGPREEGFVHAGAVGAGHYAKMVHNGIEYGMMHAYAEGWELLEAKDIVTDVEGCFRAWSRGTVVRSWLLDLMVKALEETPHLEGISEYSTDSGEGRWTLEEAINLAVPMPVLASALFARFTSRQENSPQMQAVAALRGQFGGHEVMKFGQEPYRKAKEGQAEVSPAAEKKDTSGQATPGASASDN; via the coding sequence ATGCAGATGGGCCTGATCGGTCTCGGCAAAATGGGCGGCAACATGCGCGACCGCCTCAAAGCAGCCGGCCACGACATCGTCGGATACGACACCAACCCCGAGATCAGCGACGCCAAGGACCTCGCCGATCTGGTGAGCAAGCTGGACGCACCCCGCACAGTGTGGGTAATGGTGCCGGCCGGCAAGATCACCCAGTCGGTCATCGATGAGCTCGCGGAGTTGCTCTCCGAGGGTGACCTCGTCGTCGACGGTGGCAACTCCAAGTTCACCGACGACGCGGCGCACGCCGAGATGCTCAAGGAGAAGGGCATCGAGTTCGTCGACTGCGGCGTCTCCGGTGGCATCTGGGGCAAGGACAACGGCTACGGCCTGATGTGCGGCGGCGAAGACAAGAACGTCGAGCGCCTCATGCCGATCTTCGATGCGCTGCGCCCCGAGGGCCCGCGCGAAGAAGGCTTCGTGCACGCCGGCGCCGTGGGTGCGGGCCACTACGCGAAGATGGTCCACAACGGCATCGAGTACGGCATGATGCACGCCTACGCCGAGGGCTGGGAACTTCTCGAGGCCAAGGACATCGTCACCGATGTCGAAGGCTGCTTCCGCGCCTGGAGCCGCGGCACCGTGGTCCGCTCCTGGCTGCTCGACCTCATGGTCAAGGCGCTGGAGGAGACCCCGCACCTCGAAGGCATCAGCGAGTACTCCACCGACTCCGGCGAAGGACGCTGGACGCTGGAAGAAGCGATCAACCTCGCTGTGCCGATGCCGGTGCTGGCGTCCGCGTTGTTCGCGCGCTTCACCTCGCGCCAGGAGAACTCCCCGCAGATGCAGGCCGTCGCCGCGCTGCGTGGCCAGTTCGGCGGCCACGAAGTGATGAAGTTCGGCCAGGAGCCCTACCGCAAGGCCAAGGAGGGCCAGGCCGAGGTCAGCCCGGCCGCGGAGAAGAAGGACACCTCGGGTCAGGCGACACCTGGCGCCAGTGCCTCGGACAACTGA
- the recF gene encoding DNA replication/repair protein RecF produces the protein MFVRHLSLIDFRSYPEAEVALSPGITTFVGLNGQGKTNLVEAIGYLATLGSHRVANDAPLVRAGAEKAYVRAAVVRDGHEQQLELEINPGRANRARLGRAASTRPREILGTIRTVFFAPEDLALVKGDPATRRQFLDDLLVARQPKWAGARADYDKILKQRNALLKSARQGYDRGALEATLPVWDEHLAAVGANLIYARLRLLHDLRPFVAQAYDEVSAGQGDAALTYRGSLHVKLSESIASGDVPTVEEITAGMHETFAEVRRQEMDRGITLVGPHRDELVLQLGDLPAKGYASHGESWSFALGMRLAAFQLLRHDLGTDPVLVLDDVFAELDAGRRRRLADMVGDAEQVLITAAVADDVPEALQGNRFEVTKGVVAPASSLGIGSDGGQHPAGDQT, from the coding sequence GTGTTCGTACGCCACCTCAGCCTCATCGACTTCAGGTCGTATCCCGAGGCTGAGGTGGCGCTTTCACCGGGCATCACGACCTTCGTCGGGCTCAACGGTCAGGGCAAGACCAACCTCGTCGAGGCGATCGGATACCTGGCCACACTCGGCTCACACCGGGTGGCCAATGACGCACCGCTGGTGCGCGCCGGAGCCGAGAAGGCGTACGTGCGAGCCGCGGTTGTGCGGGATGGCCATGAGCAACAGCTCGAACTCGAGATCAACCCCGGACGAGCCAACCGAGCACGGTTGGGACGCGCCGCCTCCACGCGTCCGCGCGAAATCCTCGGCACGATCCGCACGGTGTTCTTCGCACCCGAGGATCTCGCCCTGGTCAAGGGTGATCCGGCCACCAGGCGACAGTTCCTCGACGACCTGCTCGTGGCGCGACAACCGAAATGGGCCGGTGCGCGGGCCGATTACGACAAGATCCTCAAGCAGCGCAATGCCCTGTTGAAGTCAGCCCGTCAGGGTTACGACCGCGGCGCGCTGGAGGCGACGCTGCCGGTCTGGGACGAGCATCTTGCTGCCGTCGGCGCCAATCTCATCTATGCCCGGCTGCGCCTGCTGCACGACCTGCGGCCTTTCGTCGCACAGGCCTACGATGAAGTGAGCGCCGGTCAAGGGGATGCCGCCCTCACCTATCGCGGATCGTTGCACGTGAAACTTTCCGAGTCGATCGCCTCCGGTGACGTGCCGACGGTCGAGGAGATCACCGCCGGCATGCATGAGACCTTCGCCGAGGTGCGCCGGCAGGAGATGGACCGCGGCATCACGCTCGTCGGCCCGCACCGTGACGAACTGGTGCTGCAGCTGGGCGATCTGCCCGCCAAGGGTTATGCCAGTCATGGCGAATCGTGGTCGTTCGCGCTCGGTATGCGCCTGGCGGCGTTCCAGTTGTTGCGGCACGACCTGGGCACCGATCCGGTGCTGGTGCTCGACGACGTCTTCGCCGAGTTGGACGCCGGTCGCCGCCGGCGCCTGGCAGACATGGTGGGCGATGCCGAGCAGGTGTTGATCACTGCGGCCGTTGCCGATGACGTGCCGGAAGCCTTGCAGGGCAACCGTTTCGAGGTGACCAAGGGTGTCGTGGCACCCGCCTCGTCCCTCGGAATCGGCAGCGATGGTGGCCAGCACCCCGCTGGCGACCAGACCTGA
- a CDS encoding helix-turn-helix transcriptional regulator → MAGLQDLGLTAVEDGLYRHCLRHPGGQLDEVHLLLQVSEDEVERARAGLVGHGVLDDSDTPTPADPQTAVDRLTDARLRWLQDQIRQLGRTRHLVEDLQKLTGDAPEPAPSIERLTEVVDIRNRLEDLAFFARDEILSIEPYQKLSPANIEHARPLDLRCLRRGVKLRSIVLTSALDDPSTARYLRDLAERGAEVRTVDNTQERVLVYDRTTALVPAVPTDTSRGALLLHDPALVTNLIALFDQVWAAATPIDEATVTTGTPVLTPTELQVLESMCSVRKDDLGARLVGVSVRTYRRHVADVLRTLGAETRPQAALVARERGLV, encoded by the coding sequence ATGGCAGGACTGCAGGACTTGGGACTCACGGCGGTGGAGGACGGCCTCTACCGCCACTGTCTGAGGCACCCTGGTGGCCAGTTGGACGAAGTGCATCTGCTGTTGCAGGTGAGCGAGGACGAGGTCGAGCGCGCTCGCGCGGGCCTGGTGGGGCACGGTGTGCTCGACGACTCAGACACTCCCACACCAGCCGATCCGCAAACGGCCGTCGATCGGTTGACCGACGCACGGCTGCGCTGGCTGCAGGACCAGATCCGGCAACTCGGTCGCACCCGACACCTGGTGGAGGATCTACAGAAGTTGACCGGTGACGCACCCGAACCGGCCCCCTCGATCGAACGCCTCACCGAAGTGGTTGACATCCGCAACCGCCTGGAAGATCTCGCCTTCTTCGCGCGCGACGAGATCCTGTCGATCGAGCCGTACCAGAAGCTGTCTCCGGCGAACATCGAGCACGCCCGCCCGCTCGATCTGCGGTGCTTGCGACGTGGGGTGAAGTTGCGCAGCATCGTGCTCACCTCGGCCCTGGATGATCCGTCCACCGCCCGCTACCTGCGCGATCTCGCCGAACGAGGTGCCGAAGTGCGCACGGTCGACAACACCCAGGAACGCGTCCTGGTGTACGACCGCACCACCGCGCTCGTGCCTGCCGTGCCCACCGACACCAGTCGTGGCGCGCTGCTGTTGCACGACCCGGCCCTGGTCACCAACCTGATCGCCCTGTTCGATCAGGTGTGGGCGGCGGCCACCCCGATCGACGAAGCCACCGTGACGACCGGCACCCCGGTGCTGACCCCCACCGAACTCCAGGTTCTCGAAAGCATGTGTTCGGTGCGTAAGGACGACCTCGGTGCCCGCTTGGTGGGTGTCTCGGTGCGGACCTACCGTCGCCACGTAGCCGACGTGTTGCGCACGCTCGGTGCGGAGACACGTCCGCAGGCAGCCCTCGTTGCGCGTGAACGTGGTCTGGTCTGA
- a CDS encoding GPP34 family phosphoprotein yields the protein MNLSAAAVATLLLTNPSDGRRQDVQRIGPIVRAFGLDELVREGAVEPYGEEVVVNGPVPPPATWFAATLGDRPSWRAAVGKKGRETLDAALEELVAAGAIVHSKGGFLRPSHTSLTPQGRAERDAILQRWQSGPADDGAANQQQLLAEAKMLDRVTDGRIGVAAKSRLAEPVREALKRAVLDRRIAMMGG from the coding sequence ATGAATCTCTCCGCTGCTGCGGTCGCCACTTTGTTGTTGACCAATCCTTCCGACGGACGCCGTCAGGACGTCCAGCGCATCGGACCCATCGTGCGAGCCTTCGGCCTCGATGAACTGGTGCGCGAAGGCGCCGTCGAACCATACGGCGAGGAGGTAGTGGTGAACGGTCCTGTCCCGCCTCCCGCCACGTGGTTCGCCGCCACGCTCGGCGACCGGCCGTCCTGGCGTGCCGCCGTCGGCAAGAAGGGACGCGAGACCCTCGACGCGGCGCTGGAGGAACTGGTGGCCGCGGGTGCCATCGTGCACTCAAAAGGCGGCTTCCTGCGACCCTCGCACACTTCACTCACCCCGCAGGGGCGGGCTGAGCGGGATGCCATCCTGCAGCGCTGGCAGTCCGGACCAGCCGATGACGGCGCAGCAAATCAACAGCAACTGCTCGCGGAGGCGAAGATGCTCGACCGGGTGACGGATGGACGGATTGGTGTCGCTGCGAAGTCGCGGCTCGCCGAACCCGTGCGAGAAGCGTTGAAGCGAGCGGTGCTCGACCGGCGGATCGCGATGATGGGCGGGTGA
- a CDS encoding DUF721 domain-containing protein, translated as MTDQPTPGEKGDTEPELDPLDAAREALSRARLAARGKGLRPGQQPRVRRKYDIPRDDGGRDPVGLADQMERLLVERGWRVDVAAGSVLAKWPQIVGPDVASHTHATGFEDGVLTVRADSTAWRTQLSYMTSTILAQIEAEIGADIVTELRILGPSAPSWNRGLRKVHGGRGPRDTYG; from the coding sequence GTGACCGATCAGCCGACGCCGGGCGAGAAGGGCGACACAGAGCCCGAGCTCGATCCGTTGGACGCCGCGCGTGAGGCACTCTCGCGCGCCCGTCTGGCGGCGCGCGGCAAGGGGTTGCGACCGGGTCAGCAGCCACGCGTCCGGAGAAAGTACGACATTCCGCGCGATGACGGCGGTCGCGACCCCGTGGGCCTGGCCGACCAGATGGAGCGCCTACTGGTCGAGCGCGGGTGGCGGGTCGACGTCGCAGCCGGCTCGGTGCTCGCGAAGTGGCCGCAGATCGTTGGACCAGATGTCGCATCCCACACGCACGCAACAGGATTCGAGGACGGCGTGCTCACCGTCCGCGCCGATTCCACCGCATGGCGCACCCAGCTGAGCTACATGACCTCCACGATCCTGGCCCAGATCGAGGCAGAGATCGGCGCTGACATCGTCACCGAACTGCGCATCCTCGGGCCGAGCGCACCGTCCTGGAACAGGGGTCTGCGCAAGGTGCACGGCGGCCGTGGACCGCGCGACACCTACGGCTGA
- the gyrB gene encoding DNA topoisomerase (ATP-hydrolyzing) subunit B, whose protein sequence is MIIDGEVVYDASAIQVLEGLEAVRKRPGMYIGSTGERGLHHLVWEIVDNAVDEALAGHNDRVLVTLRADGGVEVTDHGRGIPTGMNEQYGISTVELVLTQLHAGGKFGGGGYKVSGGLHGVGSSVVNALSTRLDAQVRQNGRVYEMSFRLGEPQGPLTDVRAMEADEPTGTTITFWASEDIFDTTTYDFETLRSRFQQTAFLNKGLTISLTDERRAHEDSDDEGLDDLKEIGEDASDAPDSADASKDKKRTVTYRYDNGLLDYVKHLNSSKRNEPVNDEIIAFETEDTSRMLSVEIAMQWTTSFSESVHTYANAVNTHEGGTHEEGFRAAMTKLVNDFAREQKLLKEKDDNLTGDDIREGLTAVISVKLGEPQFEGQTKTKLGNSEVKGFVQAAVRDEFGHWLQAHPNDGKNIVRKAIQASAARMAARKAREATRRKGLLESGNLPGKLKDCQSNDPTISEVYIVEGDSAGGSAVQGRNPYNQAILPIRGKILNVEKARIDKVLANNEVQALISGFGTGIGEDFDISKARYHKIVLMADADVDGMHIRTLLLTLLFRFMRPLIEAGYVYLAQPPLYRIKWSNHDHEFVFSDKERDAALREGQSQGWRLPKDNGVQRYKGLGEMNYQELWETTMDPDHRTLLQVTLDDAAAADEIFSILMGEDVESRRSFIQRNAKDVRFLDI, encoded by the coding sequence GTGATCATCGACGGAGAGGTCGTCTACGACGCCTCCGCGATCCAGGTGCTGGAGGGTCTGGAGGCCGTCCGCAAACGTCCGGGTATGTACATCGGTTCGACCGGTGAACGTGGTCTGCACCACCTGGTCTGGGAGATCGTCGACAACGCCGTCGATGAGGCGCTGGCCGGTCACAACGACCGCGTGCTGGTCACCCTGCGCGCCGACGGTGGCGTCGAGGTGACCGACCACGGACGCGGCATCCCCACCGGCATGAACGAGCAGTACGGCATCAGCACCGTCGAGCTCGTGCTCACCCAGTTGCACGCGGGCGGAAAGTTCGGCGGCGGCGGGTACAAGGTGTCCGGTGGTCTGCACGGCGTCGGTTCCTCGGTGGTCAACGCGCTCTCCACCCGCCTTGATGCGCAGGTGCGGCAGAACGGCCGTGTGTATGAGATGTCCTTCCGGCTCGGTGAGCCCCAAGGACCCCTCACCGACGTCCGCGCCATGGAGGCCGACGAGCCGACCGGCACCACGATCACCTTCTGGGCCAGCGAAGACATCTTCGACACCACCACCTACGACTTCGAGACGTTGCGCTCGCGGTTTCAGCAGACGGCCTTCCTCAACAAGGGCCTGACGATCTCGCTGACCGATGAGCGGCGCGCCCATGAAGACAGCGACGACGAGGGTCTGGACGATCTGAAGGAGATCGGCGAGGACGCCTCCGATGCGCCCGACAGCGCGGACGCCAGCAAGGACAAGAAGCGCACCGTCACCTACCGCTACGACAACGGTCTGCTCGACTACGTCAAGCACCTCAACTCCTCCAAGCGCAACGAGCCGGTCAACGACGAGATCATCGCGTTCGAGACCGAAGACACCTCGCGCATGCTCTCGGTCGAGATCGCGATGCAGTGGACCACCTCGTTCAGCGAGTCGGTGCACACCTACGCCAACGCCGTGAACACCCACGAGGGCGGCACCCACGAAGAGGGTTTCCGTGCGGCGATGACCAAGCTGGTCAACGACTTCGCCCGTGAGCAGAAGCTGCTCAAGGAGAAGGACGACAACCTCACCGGCGACGACATCCGCGAAGGCCTCACGGCGGTCATCTCGGTGAAGCTGGGCGAGCCGCAGTTCGAGGGCCAGACCAAGACCAAGCTCGGCAACTCCGAGGTGAAGGGCTTCGTCCAGGCGGCCGTGCGCGACGAGTTCGGCCACTGGTTGCAGGCGCACCCGAATGACGGCAAGAACATCGTCCGCAAGGCGATCCAGGCCTCCGCTGCTCGCATGGCTGCTCGCAAGGCGCGCGAGGCGACCCGTCGTAAGGGCCTGCTCGAATCAGGCAATCTGCCGGGCAAGCTCAAGGACTGCCAGAGCAACGACCCCACGATCTCCGAGGTCTACATCGTCGAGGGAGACTCCGCCGGCGGTTCGGCCGTCCAGGGGCGTAACCCCTACAACCAGGCGATCCTGCCGATCCGCGGAAAGATCCTCAACGTCGAGAAGGCCCGAATCGACAAGGTGCTGGCCAACAACGAGGTGCAGGCGCTGATCTCCGGCTTCGGCACCGGCATCGGCGAAGACTTCGACATCAGCAAGGCGCGCTATCACAAGATCGTGTTGATGGCCGATGCCGATGTCGACGGCATGCACATCCGGACGCTGCTGCTCACGCTGCTCTTCCGGTTCATGCGTCCGCTGATCGAGGCCGGCTACGTGTATCTCGCACAGCCGCCGCTCTACCGCATCAAGTGGAGCAACCACGACCACGAGTTCGTGTTCTCCGACAAGGAGCGCGACGCCGCGCTGCGTGAGGGTCAGTCGCAGGGCTGGCGTCTGCCCAAGGACAACGGCGTGCAGCGTTACAAGGGTCTGGGCGAGATGAACTACCAGGAGCTGTGGGAGACCACGATGGACCCCGACCACCGCACCCTGCTCCAAGTGACGCTCGACGACGCCGCCGCGGCCGATGAGATCTTCTCGATCCTGATGGGCGAGGACGTCGAGAGCCGCCGGTCGTTCATCCAGCGCAATGCCAAGGACGTCCGCTTCCTGGACATTTGA
- the gyrA gene encoding DNA gyrase subunit A, with amino-acid sequence MTDVTPPASDRVDPVDLNTEMQRSYIEYAMSVIVSRALPDVRDGLKPVHRRIIYAMYDGGYRPDRGYNKCSRVVGDVMGQYHPHGDSAIYDAMVRLVQPWSLRYPLIDGQGNFGSPGNDGAAAPRYTECKMAPLAMELVRDIDQNTVDFEPNYDGKTMQPTVLPARFPNLLVNGSAGIAVGMATQIPPHNLGEVAAGATWLLDNPEASREELLERLLEIIPGPDFPTGALILGKKGIEDAYRTGRGSITMRAVVNVEEIQGRQCLVITELPYQVNPDSLAEKIALLVKEGKIAGIADLRDETSGRTGQRLVVVLKRDAVAKVVLNNLYKHTQLQQNFSANMLALVDGVPRTLPISAFIRHWVDHQIDVIVRRTRWRLARAEERIHILRGYLKALDMLDEVIALIRRSPTVEEARTGLMSLLDVDEIQANAILEMQLRRLAALERQKIQDEHDELQRQIDDYNDILVKPERQRQIVKDELAEIVNKYGDERRSQIVPFDGDMSMEDLIPAEDVVVTITRGGYAKRTKVSEYRAQRRGGKGVRGATLRGDDVVESFFITSTHNWLLFFTNKGRVYRAKTYELPEGSRDAKGQHVANLLAFQPGEQIAGVMALTDYDAAPYLVLATRNGLVKKTRLTEYDSPRSGGLIAVNLRDGDELVGAGLCSADDDILLVSRKGQSVRFHATDDALRPMGRSTSGVTGMKFRDNDHLLSISVVEQGSDPDLFVVFVNGLAKRTAASEYPVKGRATLGVKVANISERGGELVGALTVDDGDEVLVVMEKGKIVRSRVDEVRRTGRSTQGVQFATPDKGDAIVAVARNAESDDVVEEVVGSSESSDADGATAVTDAVESTNGATETPGAEEPGGDE; translated from the coding sequence ATGACTGACGTAACGCCCCCCGCGAGCGATCGGGTCGACCCGGTCGACCTCAACACCGAGATGCAGCGCAGCTACATCGAGTACGCCATGAGCGTGATCGTCAGCCGCGCGCTGCCGGACGTCCGCGATGGTTTGAAGCCGGTGCACCGCCGCATCATCTACGCGATGTACGACGGCGGTTACCGTCCTGACCGCGGGTACAACAAGTGCTCGCGCGTCGTGGGTGACGTGATGGGTCAGTACCACCCGCACGGTGACTCAGCGATCTATGACGCGATGGTGCGTCTGGTGCAGCCGTGGTCGCTGCGTTACCCGCTGATCGACGGGCAGGGCAACTTCGGTTCGCCGGGTAATGACGGTGCTGCGGCGCCGCGATACACCGAGTGCAAGATGGCGCCGCTGGCGATGGAGCTGGTGCGTGACATCGACCAGAACACCGTCGATTTCGAGCCGAACTACGACGGCAAGACGATGCAGCCGACGGTGCTGCCGGCGCGTTTCCCCAACCTGTTGGTCAACGGTTCGGCCGGTATCGCGGTCGGCATGGCCACGCAGATCCCGCCGCACAACCTCGGCGAGGTTGCCGCGGGTGCCACCTGGTTGCTCGACAATCCCGAGGCCAGCCGCGAGGAGCTGCTGGAGCGGCTGCTCGAGATCATCCCCGGGCCCGATTTCCCGACCGGTGCGTTGATCCTGGGCAAGAAGGGCATCGAGGACGCCTACCGCACCGGCCGCGGTTCGATCACGATGCGCGCGGTGGTGAATGTCGAGGAGATCCAGGGTCGTCAGTGCCTGGTGATCACCGAGCTGCCCTACCAGGTCAACCCCGACAGCCTCGCCGAGAAGATCGCCCTGCTGGTCAAGGAGGGCAAGATCGCCGGCATCGCCGACCTGCGCGACGAGACCTCCGGCCGCACCGGTCAACGCCTGGTCGTCGTCCTCAAGCGCGACGCCGTGGCGAAGGTGGTGCTGAACAACCTCTACAAGCACACCCAGCTGCAACAGAACTTCAGCGCCAACATGTTGGCCCTGGTCGACGGCGTCCCGCGCACCCTGCCGATCTCCGCCTTCATCCGCCACTGGGTCGACCACCAGATCGACGTCATCGTGCGGCGCACCCGTTGGCGCCTGGCCCGGGCAGAGGAGCGTATCCACATCCTGCGTGGTTACCTCAAGGCGCTCGACATGCTCGACGAGGTCATCGCATTGATCCGTCGCAGCCCCACCGTCGAAGAAGCCCGCACCGGGTTGATGAGCCTGCTCGACGTCGACGAGATCCAGGCCAACGCGATCCTGGAGATGCAGCTGCGGCGCCTGGCGGCCCTGGAGCGGCAGAAGATCCAGGACGAGCACGATGAGTTGCAGCGTCAGATCGACGACTACAACGACATCCTCGTCAAGCCGGAGCGGCAGCGGCAGATCGTCAAGGACGAGCTGGCCGAGATCGTCAACAAGTACGGCGACGAGCGCCGCAGCCAGATCGTGCCTTTCGACGGCGACATGTCGATGGAAGACCTCATCCCGGCCGAGGACGTCGTGGTCACCATCACCCGCGGCGGTTACGCCAAGCGGACGAAGGTCAGCGAGTACCGCGCGCAGCGTCGAGGCGGCAAGGGCGTGCGCGGCGCGACCCTGCGCGGCGACGACGTGGTGGAGAGCTTCTTCATCACCAGCACGCACAACTGGCTGCTCTTCTTCACCAACAAGGGCCGCGTCTACCGCGCCAAGACGTATGAACTGCCCGAGGGCAGCCGGGACGCCAAGGGTCAGCACGTTGCCAACCTGCTGGCTTTCCAGCCGGGTGAGCAGATCGCCGGCGTGATGGCGTTGACCGATTACGACGCGGCGCCTTACCTGGTGCTCGCCACCCGCAACGGTCTGGTCAAGAAGACCCGCCTGACCGAGTACGACTCCCCGCGTTCGGGTGGCCTCATCGCGGTCAACCTGCGCGACGGCGACGAGCTTGTCGGCGCCGGCCTGTGCAGTGCGGACGACGACATCCTGCTGGTCTCGCGCAAGGGCCAGTCGGTGCGCTTCCACGCCACCGACGACGCCCTGCGTCCGATGGGTCGTTCGACCTCCGGCGTCACCGGCATGAAGTTCCGCGACAACGACCACCTGTTGTCGATCTCGGTCGTCGAGCAGGGCAGTGACCCCGACCTGTTCGTGGTGTTCGTCAATGGCCTCGCCAAGCGCACGGCCGCCTCGGAATACCCGGTCAAGGGCCGCGCCACATTGGGCGTGAAGGTGGCCAACATCTCCGAGCGGGGCGGCGAACTGGTCGGCGCGCTCACCGTCGACGACGGCGACGAGGTGCTCGTCGTCATGGAGAAGGGCAAGATCGTCCGCTCCCGGGTCGACGAGGTGCGCCGCACCGGACGCTCGACCCAGGGCGTCCAGTTCGCGACGCCTGACAAGGGTGATGCGATCGTTGCCGTGGCACGCAATGCCGAGAGTGACGATGTGGTGGAGGAGGTTGTAGGTTCGAGCGAGTCGTCCGACGCGGACGGCGCAACCGCAGTGACCGACGCTGTCGAGAGCACGAACGGCGCCACGGAAACACCGGGCGCCGAGGAACCTGGAGGCGATGAGTGA
- a CDS encoding DUF3566 domain-containing protein gives MSTPTGGRTTQSADSSAKLPGAQSRNATRRPAGAAGQRPATRPAQRPGRATPRRVRLTVSRVDPFSVFKVSFLLSVAIGIATVVMVGVLWTVLAGMGVFDNLNELLRTLDREGSSFNLMDYIGFGRVLSLSVLIAVIDVILMTAIATLMAFLYNICASLVGGLQLTLTDD, from the coding sequence GTGAGCACCCCCACCGGTGGCAGGACCACCCAGTCGGCGGACTCCTCGGCCAAGTTGCCGGGCGCGCAGAGCCGTAACGCGACTCGTCGTCCGGCGGGTGCCGCTGGCCAGCGTCCGGCGACCCGGCCGGCGCAGCGTCCCGGGCGGGCCACCCCTCGCCGTGTGCGGCTCACCGTGTCGCGGGTCGACCCGTTCTCGGTGTTCAAGGTGTCGTTCCTGCTGTCGGTCGCGATCGGTATCGCGACCGTGGTGATGGTCGGCGTCCTCTGGACTGTGCTGGCCGGCATGGGCGTCTTCGACAACCTCAACGAGCTGCTGCGCACCCTTGACCGTGAGGGTTCGAGCTTCAATCTGATGGACTACATCGGCTTCGGACGGGTGCTGTCTCTGTCAGTATTGATCGCAGTGATCGACGTCATCCTGATGACTGCGATCGCCACCCTGATGGCGTTCTTGTACAACATCTGTGCCTCCCTGGTCGGTGGACTGCAGCTCACGCTGACGGACGACTAG
- a CDS encoding DLW-39 family protein: protein MKKALMVIAAAGAAAFASQKYKQGQVGKDMWSKASDKPGEKSFDVSGTSS from the coding sequence ATGAAGAAGGCACTGATGGTCATCGCCGCTGCTGGCGCAGCTGCGTTCGCGAGCCAGAAGTACAAGCAGGGTCAGGTCGGCAAGGACATGTGGTCCAAGGCGTCCGACAAGCCCGGCGAGAAGAGCTTCGACGTCAGCGGCACGTCCAGCTGA
- a CDS encoding Fpg/Nei family DNA glycosylase, whose translation MPEGHVTHRIAGILNEHFLGMPVRSTSPQGRFEGAAEMDGRVFERAEAFGKHMFVGFEDVPDRVNIHLGLLGKFFFADEYDPPETGAIRWRLSIDEPPFTMDLRGPNVCQLRNPTEVEKITSALGPDPLRIDADPEKAWARIHRSGSPIAVLCMDQKIFAGVGNIYRAEALYRHHIDPFMAGKFLRRAEFEAIWNDFVQLMPLGVRDGRIDTVYPEHTPEAMGRPPRVDKHGGEVYVYRRSGLPCLVCGNPVAMQELAARNLFWCRTCQPRSRRRVVRD comes from the coding sequence GTGCCCGAAGGTCATGTCACTCACCGCATCGCCGGAATCCTCAACGAGCATTTCCTGGGGATGCCGGTGCGATCGACCTCCCCGCAGGGACGCTTCGAAGGTGCCGCCGAGATGGACGGACGCGTCTTCGAGCGCGCCGAGGCGTTCGGCAAGCACATGTTCGTCGGCTTCGAGGACGTCCCCGACCGGGTGAATATCCACCTCGGGCTGCTCGGGAAGTTCTTCTTCGCCGATGAGTACGACCCGCCCGAGACTGGCGCGATCCGGTGGCGCCTGTCGATCGACGAGCCGCCGTTCACGATGGACCTGCGCGGCCCGAATGTCTGCCAGCTGCGCAACCCCACCGAGGTCGAGAAGATCACCTCGGCGCTCGGGCCTGACCCGCTGCGGATCGACGCTGATCCCGAGAAGGCCTGGGCCCGCATTCACCGCAGCGGGTCACCGATCGCGGTGCTGTGCATGGACCAGAAGATCTTCGCCGGCGTCGGCAACATCTACCGTGCCGAGGCGCTCTACCGCCACCACATCGATCCGTTCATGGCAGGCAAGTTCCTACGGCGGGCCGAGTTCGAGGCGATCTGGAACGACTTCGTCCAGCTCATGCCACTCGGCGTGCGCGACGGCCGCATCGACACCGTCTACCCCGAGCACACGCCTGAGGCGATGGGACGTCCGCCGCGCGTCGACAAGCACGGCGGCGAGGTGTACGTATACCGCCGGTCGGGGCTGCCCTGCCTCGTGTGCGGCAACCCGGTGGCGATGCAGGAGCTTGCCGCCCGCAACCTCTTCTGGTGTCGCACCTGCCAGCCACGCTCGCGGCGCCGCGTCGTGCGCGACTGA